In the genome of Halobacterium noricense, one region contains:
- a CDS encoding thiamine ABC transporter substrate-binding protein yields the protein MSRESGERSSSRRAFVAAVGSTTALGLAGCIGSTDTSETTTTTGGTTTTTGGTTATTSGEPQSLRVGTTQAYVDAVSTSAGDWVKATFESEYDVDFEWVVRENELNDFIQRKQQGAALGADGYVGVTPTGLVRADRNLDESLFAAFDTSRISNSDDVVDAYRFDPQQRVLPTGSSYVCIVYDENEVDAPETLDDLTKDAWADSLILANPQDTVTGLSFLLWTVKEYGPDGYLDYWDRLVDNGLQTSGSWNAAYTAYSNQEASMVVSYSTDQVYASQSEDTDMARHQIAFPNDQGYAYVSGVAQFADSDNDDLLHTFADFMLEAETQREVAVKNVGIPTVSDASLPEEMQQYAHVPENKLQYGYETLRDNADEWREDVSRRIATQ from the coding sequence GTGAGCCGGGAGAGCGGCGAGCGTTCGTCGTCGCGCCGGGCGTTCGTCGCAGCAGTCGGAAGCACGACTGCGCTCGGCCTCGCGGGCTGCATCGGGTCCACGGACACGAGCGAGACGACCACGACCACCGGAGGAACGACCACGACCACCGGCGGGACGACCGCGACAACGTCGGGCGAGCCGCAGTCGCTGAGGGTCGGGACGACGCAGGCGTACGTCGACGCGGTGTCCACGAGCGCCGGCGATTGGGTGAAGGCGACGTTCGAGTCGGAGTACGACGTGGACTTCGAGTGGGTCGTCCGCGAGAACGAGCTCAACGACTTCATCCAGCGCAAACAGCAGGGCGCCGCCCTCGGCGCGGACGGCTACGTCGGCGTCACGCCGACGGGGCTGGTGCGCGCGGACCGCAACCTCGACGAGTCGCTGTTCGCGGCGTTCGACACCTCGCGCATCTCGAACAGCGACGACGTCGTGGACGCCTACCGGTTCGACCCCCAGCAGCGCGTGCTCCCGACGGGGTCGTCGTACGTCTGCATCGTCTACGACGAGAACGAGGTGGACGCGCCCGAGACCCTCGACGACCTCACGAAGGACGCGTGGGCGGACAGCCTCATTCTCGCCAACCCCCAGGACACGGTGACGGGGCTGAGCTTCCTGCTGTGGACGGTCAAGGAGTACGGACCGGACGGCTACCTCGACTACTGGGACCGCCTCGTGGACAACGGCCTCCAGACTTCGGGGTCGTGGAACGCCGCCTACACCGCGTACTCCAACCAGGAGGCGTCGATGGTCGTCTCCTACAGCACCGACCAGGTGTACGCCTCCCAGAGCGAGGACACGGACATGGCGCGCCACCAGATTGCGTTCCCGAACGACCAGGGGTACGCGTACGTCTCCGGCGTCGCGCAGTTCGCGGACAGCGACAACGACGACCTCCTGCACACGTTCGCGGACTTCATGCTGGAGGCCGAGACCCAGCGCGAGGTCGCGGTGAAGAACGTCGGCATCCCCACGGTCTCGGACGCCAGCCTTCCCGAGGAGATGCAGCAGTACGCGCACGTTCCCGAGAACAAACTCCAGTACGGCTACGAGACGCTTCGGGACAACGCCGACGAGTGGCGCGAGGACGTGTCGCGTCGCATCGCCACGCAGTAA
- the icd gene encoding isocitrate dehydrogenase (NADP(+)) — translation MSYENVDIPESGEKITYDEDADEIQVPDNPIIPIIFGDGIGNDVAPAAQNVLDAAAEATGRNIEWARVLAGESAREEYDENLPEETVEAIRDHRVAIKGPLTTPVGAGFRSLNVALRKKLDLYANVRPTYYLDGVPSPVKNPEAMDMVNFRENTEDVYAGIEWEAGTDDVEAARDFVEDEMGVDDVIHDGPVGIGIKPISEFGTKRLVRRAIEYAIENDRDSVTLIHKGNIMKFTEGAFRDWGYEVAAEDFPEETIDEDTLWEEYDGDAPEDTVVVKDRIADNMLQQLLTRTDNYDVLAMPNLNGDYLSDAAGAQIGGLGIAPGANFGDGRVLAEPVHGSAPKHAGKDKANPTALILSGKLMLESIGWDDAADLVHEAVENQISEHRVTYDLERQVEGGVKLSTSEYAQEVVERIKALA, via the coding sequence ATGAGCTACGAGAACGTCGACATCCCCGAGAGCGGGGAGAAGATTACCTACGACGAGGACGCCGACGAAATCCAGGTTCCGGACAACCCGATCATCCCCATCATCTTCGGGGACGGCATCGGGAACGACGTCGCCCCCGCCGCACAGAACGTACTCGACGCCGCCGCCGAAGCGACCGGCCGCAACATCGAGTGGGCGCGCGTCCTCGCCGGCGAATCCGCACGCGAGGAGTACGACGAGAACCTCCCCGAGGAGACCGTCGAGGCCATCCGCGACCACCGCGTCGCCATCAAGGGCCCGCTGACGACCCCCGTCGGTGCCGGCTTCCGCAGCCTCAACGTCGCGCTCCGCAAGAAACTCGACCTCTACGCGAACGTCCGCCCCACCTACTACCTCGACGGCGTCCCCTCCCCCGTCAAGAACCCCGAGGCGATGGACATGGTGAACTTCCGGGAGAACACCGAGGACGTCTACGCCGGCATCGAATGGGAGGCCGGCACCGACGACGTCGAGGCGGCCCGCGACTTCGTCGAGGACGAGATGGGTGTTGATGATGTGATTCACGACGGCCCGGTTGGAATCGGCATCAAGCCCATCTCGGAGTTCGGCACGAAGCGCCTCGTTCGCCGTGCCATCGAGTACGCCATCGAAAACGACCGTGACTCGGTGACGCTCATCCACAAGGGCAACATCATGAAGTTCACCGAGGGCGCGTTCCGCGACTGGGGCTACGAGGTCGCCGCCGAGGACTTCCCCGAGGAAACCATCGATGAGGACACCCTCTGGGAGGAGTACGACGGCGACGCCCCCGAGGACACGGTCGTCGTCAAGGACCGCATCGCGGACAACATGCTCCAGCAGCTCCTGACGCGCACGGACAACTACGACGTCCTCGCGATGCCGAACCTCAACGGCGACTACCTCAGCGACGCCGCGGGCGCCCAGATCGGCGGCCTCGGCATCGCGCCCGGCGCGAACTTCGGCGACGGCCGCGTGCTCGCCGAACCCGTCCACGGCTCCGCGCCCAAGCACGCCGGCAAGGACAAGGCGAACCCGACTGCGCTGATTCTCTCCGGCAAACTCATGCTTGAGTCCATCGGCTGGGACGACGCCGCCGACCTCGTCCACGAAGCCGTCGAGAACCAGATTAGCGAGCACCGCGTCACCTACGACCTCGAACGCCAGGTCGAAGGCGGCGTCAAGCTCTCCACCTCCGAGTACGCCCAGGAAGTCGTCGAACGCATCAAAGCTCTCGCCTAA
- a CDS encoding SUI1 family translation initiation factor, with amino-acid sequence MPEDNDFGGIDVPGMEDIARAEQELSVHVERRTYDKPVTVVEGFDPEVTDVGDVATTLKKRLGAGGTAKETSVEVQGDHEDRVKDVLEEEGFNVE; translated from the coding sequence GTGCCAGAGGACAACGACTTCGGCGGCATCGACGTACCGGGGATGGAAGACATCGCGCGGGCCGAGCAGGAGCTGTCGGTCCACGTCGAGCGCCGCACGTACGACAAGCCCGTCACGGTCGTCGAGGGGTTCGACCCGGAGGTCACCGACGTCGGCGACGTGGCGACGACGCTGAAGAAGCGCCTCGGCGCGGGCGGCACGGCCAAAGAGACCAGCGTCGAGGTGCAGGGCGACCACGAGGACCGCGTGAAGGACGTCCTCGAAGAAGAAGGCTTCAACGTCGAGTAA
- a CDS encoding isoaspartyl peptidase/L-asparaginase → MQVIVHGGAGTSVDEPVPRQATLDEAVDAGASEDDPVDAVEAAIRILEADTRFNAGTGGAVQSDGVIRTDAGVMTSDRGAGAAASMPGVEAAISVARAVMEDTPHVLLNGVHAVDFAADVGVDVECDLWSDDTQQRWDDLDDHPDGSPLDHLDWIQDKFGERVAERSEATERASGSAASKDPEGRDQKDHDTVGAVAFDGDNLAAATSTGGRWLALAGRVGDVPQIGSGFYAAPAGAASATGAGEDIAKATLTRRAVRHLESGLDAQEAADRAIAEFGELTGSSAGVIVLGSDGTVGEAFNSEQMQTARV, encoded by the coding sequence ATGCAGGTCATCGTACACGGCGGCGCGGGCACGAGCGTGGACGAACCGGTGCCGCGCCAGGCGACACTCGACGAGGCGGTCGACGCGGGCGCGAGCGAGGACGACCCCGTTGACGCGGTCGAAGCCGCGATTCGCATCCTCGAAGCCGACACCCGGTTCAACGCCGGTACGGGCGGCGCGGTCCAGTCCGACGGCGTGATTCGCACGGACGCGGGTGTGATGACCAGCGATAGGGGGGCGGGCGCGGCGGCGTCGATGCCCGGCGTCGAGGCCGCTATCTCGGTCGCACGCGCCGTGATGGAGGACACACCCCACGTCCTCCTGAACGGCGTCCATGCCGTCGATTTCGCCGCCGACGTCGGCGTCGACGTGGAGTGCGACCTCTGGAGCGACGACACCCAACAGCGCTGGGACGACCTCGACGACCACCCCGATGGAAGCCCGCTCGACCACCTCGACTGGATTCAGGACAAATTTGGGGAGCGCGTGGCCGAACGGAGTGAGGCCACGGAACGAGCGAGCGGTAGCGCCGCGAGCAAGGACCCCGAGGGGCGCGACCAGAAGGACCACGACACCGTCGGCGCGGTCGCATTCGACGGTGACAACCTCGCTGCGGCGACGTCGACGGGCGGGCGCTGGCTCGCACTCGCGGGCCGTGTCGGCGACGTTCCGCAAATCGGTTCGGGGTTCTACGCCGCGCCCGCGGGCGCTGCCTCCGCGACGGGTGCGGGCGAGGACATCGCCAAGGCGACGCTGACGCGGCGCGCCGTCCGCCACCTCGAATCCGGGTTGGACGCGCAGGAAGCGGCCGACCGCGCCATCGCCGAGTTCGGCGAACTCACGGGGTCGTCGGCGGGCGTCATCGTGCTCGGGAGCGACGGGACGGTCGGGGAGGCGTTCAACTCCGAGCAGATGCAGACAGCGAGGGTCTGA
- a CDS encoding thiamine-binding protein produces MTVTAMLSVAPLDSPDVDFDAEIAKAIDALDDYDVRYETHPMETTIEADSLDEVFAAAQGATEAVDASRVSTKLKIDHFREEDLAVEEKVDRVENHLGRTAASDDARNGGNEQ; encoded by the coding sequence ATGACAGTCACCGCGATGCTGTCGGTCGCACCGCTGGACAGTCCCGACGTGGATTTCGACGCGGAGATAGCGAAGGCCATCGACGCGCTCGACGACTACGACGTGCGCTACGAGACCCACCCCATGGAGACCACCATCGAGGCCGACAGCCTCGACGAGGTGTTCGCCGCGGCGCAGGGCGCAACCGAGGCCGTGGACGCGAGCCGCGTCAGCACGAAGCTCAAAATCGACCACTTCCGTGAGGAGGACCTCGCCGTCGAGGAGAAAGTCGACCGCGTGGAGAACCACCTCGGTCGCACGGCCGCCAGCGACGACGCGCGCAACGGAGGGAACGAGCAGTGA
- a CDS encoding amidohydrolase: protein MTAAADLVLRNGEVHTLGGAEETYDALAVRDGRVVQLANDYDVEFLVGTGTEVLDVDGGVVLPGFVDAHTHMETVGQYGVHADLRGASGPEEITERLQERAAETDEEWVLGYGYDESAWDADDLHQSDLDAVSDERPVAAIREDMHTATVNAVALDAYGEEMPDGDVLGDGRIVEDAVEVVYEATEPDPEETESLLRAAQREANEKGVTCVHDMVRQSHSPRAFRELDLADELTVRVRLNYWSDHLDALLETGLRTNHGSGMVEVGGVKTYTDGSLGGHTAKLSEPYADAPDEAGQWVVDPGDLREFVARADDAGLQVTAHAIGDEAIDAVLDAYEACADAGESRHRIEHAELASDDVIERMSELGVVASMQPNFLKWAGSEGLYEDRLGTERREASNRFPAYRDSDVPLAFGSDCMPLDPLLGVHYAVNPPTEPQALSVTDALRAYTAGGAYAGFREDEMGTIEVGAFADFVVLDESPWKQPEAIRDIDVQATVVDGDVVYRTD, encoded by the coding sequence ATGACTGCGGCAGCCGACCTCGTGTTGCGAAACGGCGAGGTCCACACGCTCGGCGGCGCCGAGGAGACCTACGACGCGCTGGCGGTCCGGGACGGGCGCGTCGTCCAGCTCGCCAACGACTACGACGTCGAGTTCCTCGTCGGGACCGGTACCGAGGTACTCGACGTCGACGGCGGCGTCGTCCTCCCCGGATTCGTGGACGCGCACACGCACATGGAGACGGTCGGCCAGTACGGCGTCCACGCGGACCTCCGCGGCGCGAGCGGCCCCGAGGAAATCACGGAACGCCTGCAGGAGCGAGCAGCGGAGACGGACGAGGAGTGGGTTCTGGGCTACGGCTACGACGAGTCCGCGTGGGACGCCGACGACCTCCACCAGTCCGACCTCGACGCCGTCAGCGACGAGCGACCGGTCGCGGCCATCCGCGAGGACATGCACACCGCGACCGTGAACGCCGTCGCGCTCGACGCGTACGGCGAGGAGATGCCCGACGGGGACGTGCTCGGCGACGGCCGCATCGTCGAGGACGCCGTCGAAGTCGTCTACGAGGCGACCGAACCCGACCCCGAGGAGACCGAGTCGCTGCTGCGCGCGGCCCAGCGAGAAGCCAACGAGAAGGGCGTGACGTGCGTCCACGACATGGTGCGCCAGTCGCACTCGCCGCGGGCGTTCCGCGAACTGGACCTCGCCGACGAACTGACCGTCCGCGTGCGGCTGAACTACTGGAGCGACCACCTCGACGCCCTCCTCGAAACCGGCCTGCGGACGAACCACGGCTCCGGGATGGTCGAGGTTGGGGGCGTGAAGACGTACACGGACGGCAGTCTGGGCGGCCACACCGCGAAGCTCTCCGAGCCGTACGCGGACGCCCCGGATGAAGCCGGACAGTGGGTCGTCGACCCCGGCGATTTGCGGGAGTTCGTGGCGCGCGCGGACGACGCCGGCCTTCAGGTGACCGCGCACGCCATCGGCGACGAGGCAATCGACGCCGTGCTCGACGCCTACGAGGCGTGCGCGGATGCAGGGGAGAGCCGCCACCGCATCGAGCACGCCGAACTCGCCAGCGACGACGTAATCGAGCGCATGAGCGAGTTGGGCGTGGTGGCGTCGATGCAGCCGAACTTCCTGAAGTGGGCCGGCAGCGAGGGGCTCTACGAGGACCGCCTCGGCACGGAGCGCCGCGAGGCGAGCAACCGCTTCCCCGCCTATCGAGACTCGGATGTGCCGCTCGCGTTCGGTAGCGACTGCATGCCGCTGGACCCGCTGCTCGGCGTCCACTACGCCGTGAATCCGCCGACGGAGCCACAGGCGCTGTCAGTGACGGACGCGCTGCGCGCGTACACCGCGGGCGGCGCGTACGCCGGCTTCCGCGAGGACGAAATGGGGACAATCGAGGTGGGCGCATTCGCCGACTTCGTCGTGCTCGACGAGTCGCCGTGGAAACAGCCCGAGGCAATTCGGGACATCGACGTACAGGCGACCGTCGTGGACGGTGACGTCGTCTATCGCACGGACTGA
- a CDS encoding ABC transporter ATP-binding protein, producing the protein MDAGADGRSVAADSDVLVELDGVRKTYGETTAVEDVTLRVERGEFFTLVGPSGCGKTTTLRLVSGFESPTNGAVRIDGHDATGVPPERRDTNLVFQHHALFPHMTVAENVGYGLRKDDSVSGDEHDRRVAEMLELVDLDGFGDRSPPDLSGGQQQRVALARALVNEPAVLLLDEPLASLDRKLRKEMQSELRHLNGAVDGSFFYVTHDQELAMATSDRIGVMRDGEIVQVGTPEDVYRNPASPFVAEFVGDTNLLDGRVETADGTPTLTVGDWLSAPVETDATGDVTASIRPEMLQRVDDPTAAGAFPADVRERTFQGESVRYHLAPTEAGGDVELLASVHDPSMPLSTGDQATFAVTGDPVVFDD; encoded by the coding sequence ATGGACGCAGGTGCAGACGGACGCAGCGTCGCGGCCGACAGCGACGTTCTCGTCGAACTCGACGGCGTGCGGAAGACCTACGGGGAGACAACGGCCGTCGAGGACGTGACGCTGCGCGTCGAGCGCGGCGAGTTCTTCACGCTCGTCGGGCCGTCGGGCTGCGGGAAGACGACGACGCTGCGGCTCGTCAGCGGGTTCGAATCGCCGACAAACGGCGCCGTCCGTATCGACGGCCACGATGCCACCGGCGTCCCGCCGGAGCGCCGCGACACGAACCTCGTCTTTCAGCACCACGCCCTGTTCCCGCACATGACCGTCGCCGAGAACGTCGGCTACGGCCTCCGCAAGGACGACAGCGTCTCCGGCGACGAGCACGACCGCCGCGTCGCCGAGATGCTCGAACTCGTCGACCTCGACGGGTTCGGCGACCGGTCGCCGCCGGACCTCTCCGGCGGCCAGCAACAACGCGTCGCGCTCGCCCGTGCACTCGTCAACGAGCCCGCCGTGCTGTTGCTCGACGAGCCGCTGGCGAGCCTCGACCGCAAACTCCGCAAGGAGATGCAGTCGGAGCTACGCCACCTGAACGGCGCCGTCGACGGCTCGTTCTTCTACGTCACCCACGACCAGGAGCTCGCGATGGCGACCTCTGACCGCATCGGTGTGATGCGCGACGGCGAAATCGTGCAGGTCGGGACGCCCGAAGACGTCTACCGGAACCCCGCGTCCCCGTTCGTCGCCGAGTTCGTCGGCGACACCAACCTGCTCGACGGCCGCGTCGAAACCGCGGACGGCACGCCGACGCTGACCGTCGGCGACTGGCTCTCAGCCCCCGTCGAGACGGACGCCACCGGCGACGTCACCGCGTCGATTCGCCCCGAGATGCTCCAGCGCGTCGACGACCCGACCGCCGCCGGCGCGTTCCCCGCCGACGTCCGCGAACGTACGTTCCAGGGCGAATCGGTCCGCTACCACCTCGCCCCCACCGAAGCAGGGGGCGACGTCGAACTCCTCGCGTCAGTCCACGACCCCAGCATGCCACTGTCCACGGGGGACCAGGCGACGTTTGCGGTCACCGGCGACCCCGTCGTCTTCGACGACTGA
- a CDS encoding ABC transporter substrate-binding protein: MTTHDDTASGAPDGAGRGTVNRRSFLAAAGAATTTTALAGCIGGGSDTPTLNVITWEHYARDDVVEAVESAVDVNIEITKSTSSADMFSGWQSGQDEQYDIAVPNNNYVPRFAEAGLVEPAPLDDLENYPNLYEKFKEFTNGQLSAGGTPYGVPIRFGFYGYGYDSRDVPEHEESWSVLFEGVEGVDLSGKVALYDNHFKAMTAAALHLGFHDAFEGDRITLSESQLEEVKSVLVDQKQSLLSSYIAGDASFVKGIKKGDFHVGHSGRMNLTNMWIDGNDWVKMATPKEGSMSWFEAAVVSKQTDHSDLAWQVVDEYIAPESGATLAREGHAPSVNPQTSEHLSERRNELYGSIDPGRLDGMIPFKAVDDEDAWRSVWEEVKTA, encoded by the coding sequence ATGACCACGCACGACGACACCGCGAGCGGCGCTCCGGACGGCGCCGGCCGCGGCACGGTGAACCGTCGGTCGTTCCTCGCGGCAGCGGGCGCGGCGACGACGACGACGGCGCTCGCGGGTTGCATCGGTGGCGGGTCGGACACACCGACACTCAACGTCATCACGTGGGAGCACTACGCCCGCGACGACGTCGTGGAGGCCGTCGAGTCGGCCGTCGACGTGAACATCGAAATCACGAAGTCGACATCCTCGGCGGACATGTTCTCCGGATGGCAGTCCGGCCAGGACGAACAGTACGATATCGCCGTCCCGAACAACAACTACGTTCCGCGGTTCGCGGAGGCCGGGCTCGTCGAGCCGGCGCCGCTCGACGACCTCGAAAACTATCCGAACCTCTACGAGAAGTTCAAGGAGTTCACGAACGGTCAGTTGTCGGCCGGCGGCACACCGTACGGCGTGCCGATTCGCTTCGGATTCTACGGATACGGGTACGACTCCCGGGACGTCCCCGAGCACGAGGAGTCCTGGAGCGTGCTCTTCGAGGGCGTCGAGGGCGTCGACCTGAGCGGGAAGGTCGCGCTCTACGACAACCACTTCAAGGCGATGACCGCCGCGGCGCTCCACCTCGGATTCCACGACGCCTTCGAGGGCGACCGCATCACGCTCTCGGAGTCCCAGCTGGAGGAAGTGAAGTCGGTGCTCGTCGACCAGAAGCAGTCGCTGCTCTCCAGCTACATCGCTGGCGACGCGTCGTTCGTGAAGGGCATCAAGAAGGGCGACTTCCACGTCGGCCACTCCGGCCGCATGAACCTCACCAACATGTGGATAGACGGCAACGACTGGGTGAAGATGGCGACGCCGAAAGAGGGGTCGATGTCGTGGTTCGAGGCGGCCGTCGTCTCCAAGCAAACCGACCACTCCGACCTCGCGTGGCAGGTCGTCGACGAGTACATCGCGCCCGAGAGCGGCGCGACGCTCGCCCGCGAGGGGCACGCGCCCAGCGTTAACCCCCAGACCTCCGAACACCTTTCGGAGCGCCGCAACGAACTCTACGGCTCCATCGACCCCGGCCGCCTCGACGGCATGATTCCGTTCAAGGCCGTCGACGACGAGGACGCCTGGCGGTCGGTGTGGGAGGAAGTGAAGACGGCCTGA
- the hmgA gene encoding hydroxymethylglutaryl-CoA reductase (NADPH) has protein sequence MTDASDLADRVQDGDLRLYELEGHADADTAAAARRELLERETDASLDATGAFAFDADEVGPNIENLAGGTQLPLGVAGPIAVNGGAADDEFYLPLATTEGALVASVNRGCSAITAAGGANARVTKVGMTRAPVFRVADVTEGAEVAEWVEDNFDALREVAESTTSHGELTEVTPYVVGDSVFLRFAYDTKDAMGMNMATIATEAAADVVEAETPAELVALSGNLCADKKPAAINAVEGRGRTVTADVTIPRDVVEERFDTTPEAIEEANTRKNLIGSAKAGSFGFNAHAANTVAAVFLATGQDAAQVVEGSNAITTVEARGDVRASEASAGSADSSAGELYASVNLASLEVGTVGGGTKLPTQREALDVLGVRGGGDPAGANADALAEIIAAGALAGELSLLAALASRHLSSAHAELGR, from the coding sequence ATGACCGACGCCAGCGACCTCGCCGACCGCGTGCAGGACGGCGACCTCCGGCTCTACGAACTCGAAGGCCACGCCGATGCCGACACCGCGGCGGCCGCGCGCCGCGAACTCCTCGAACGCGAGACCGACGCCAGTCTCGACGCCACGGGCGCGTTCGCGTTCGACGCCGACGAGGTCGGCCCGAACATCGAGAACCTCGCGGGCGGCACCCAGCTCCCGCTCGGCGTCGCCGGCCCCATCGCGGTCAACGGCGGGGCTGCGGACGACGAGTTCTACCTCCCGCTGGCGACGACGGAGGGCGCGCTCGTCGCCTCCGTCAACCGCGGCTGCTCGGCGATTACGGCGGCGGGCGGCGCGAACGCCCGGGTGACGAAAGTTGGGATGACGCGCGCACCCGTCTTCCGCGTCGCGGACGTCACCGAGGGCGCGGAGGTTGCGGAGTGGGTCGAGGACAACTTCGACGCGCTCCGCGAGGTCGCCGAGAGCACCACGAGCCACGGCGAACTCACGGAGGTCACGCCGTACGTCGTCGGCGACAGCGTCTTCCTCCGGTTCGCCTACGACACGAAGGACGCGATGGGGATGAACATGGCCACCATCGCCACCGAAGCCGCCGCCGACGTGGTGGAGGCGGAGACGCCCGCGGAACTCGTCGCGCTCTCCGGGAACCTCTGCGCGGACAAGAAACCCGCCGCCATCAACGCCGTCGAGGGCCGCGGCCGCACCGTCACCGCGGACGTCACCATCCCCCGGGACGTCGTCGAGGAGCGCTTCGACACCACCCCCGAGGCCATCGAGGAAGCGAACACGCGCAAGAACCTGATCGGCTCCGCGAAGGCCGGCAGCTTCGGGTTCAACGCGCACGCCGCGAACACCGTCGCCGCCGTCTTCCTCGCGACCGGGCAGGACGCCGCACAGGTCGTCGAGGGCTCGAACGCCATCACGACCGTCGAAGCCAGGGGAGATGTCCGCGCGAGCGAAGCGAGTGCGGGCTCGGCAGATTCGTCTGCCGGTGAACTCTACGCCTCGGTGAACCTCGCGAGCCTCGAAGTCGGCACCGTCGGCGGCGGCACCAAACTCCCCACGCAGCGCGAGGCGCTGGACGTCCTCGGCGTGCGCGGGGGCGGCGACCCGGCCGGCGCGAACGCCGACGCGCTCGCGGAAATCATCGCTGCGGGTGCGCTCGCCGGCGAACTCAGCCTGCTCGCCGCACTCGCGTCCCGCCACCTCTCCTCGGCGCACGCGGAACTCGGCCGCTAA
- the nadA gene encoding quinolinate synthase NadA: MDTAAFETDLSLFKYDNLEQLPAEYRALDAEERTERIEAAREELGDDVVVLGHNYQRREIIEHADFIGDSYQLSKEAANADADYVVFGGVTFMAESADVITDDDQSVILPSMEASCPMAGMAEALQVDAAWADITAAAPDEDVVPITYMNSYADLKAFCAEQGGLVCTSSNAHRAFEWALERGDKVLFLPDKHLGENTAHRLGIADATVEWDPWDPDGKDADEVADADVVLWDGYCQVHERFTTDHVAQVREDHPDVNVVVHPECRREVVEAADVVGSTSTITQTIEDADPGETWAIGTEIHLTNHLQRWHPEVEVVALCGDACMDCNAMRQIDPNYLAWVLEELVAGRERNVVEVAPEEQELAQVALDRMLEV; encoded by the coding sequence ATGGACACTGCGGCGTTCGAGACGGACCTGAGCCTGTTCAAGTACGACAACCTGGAGCAACTCCCGGCCGAGTACCGGGCCCTCGACGCCGAGGAGCGCACGGAGCGCATCGAGGCGGCGAGAGAGGAACTCGGTGACGACGTGGTCGTGTTGGGTCACAACTACCAGCGTCGGGAAATCATCGAGCACGCGGACTTCATCGGGGACTCCTACCAGTTGTCGAAGGAGGCCGCGAACGCCGACGCCGACTACGTCGTCTTCGGCGGCGTGACGTTCATGGCCGAGTCGGCGGACGTCATCACTGACGACGACCAATCGGTCATCCTGCCGTCGATGGAGGCCTCGTGCCCGATGGCCGGGATGGCCGAAGCGCTCCAAGTCGACGCGGCGTGGGCCGACATCACCGCGGCAGCGCCCGACGAGGACGTCGTCCCCATCACGTACATGAACTCTTACGCCGACCTGAAGGCGTTCTGCGCCGAACAGGGCGGTCTCGTCTGCACGTCCTCGAACGCCCACCGCGCCTTCGAGTGGGCGCTCGAACGCGGCGACAAGGTGTTGTTCCTGCCGGACAAGCACCTCGGGGAGAACACCGCCCACCGCCTCGGCATAGCGGACGCGACGGTCGAGTGGGACCCGTGGGACCCCGACGGCAAGGACGCCGACGAGGTGGCGGACGCCGACGTCGTGCTCTGGGACGGCTACTGTCAGGTCCACGAGCGCTTCACGACGGACCACGTCGCGCAGGTGCGCGAGGACCACCCCGACGTGAACGTCGTCGTGCATCCCGAGTGCCGCCGCGAAGTCGTTGAAGCCGCGGACGTCGTCGGGTCCACGTCGACCATCACGCAGACTATCGAGGACGCCGACCCCGGGGAAACGTGGGCCATCGGCACCGAAATCCATCTTACGAACCACCTGCAGCGCTGGCACCCCGAGGTCGAGGTGGTGGCGCTCTGTGGGGACGCCTGCATGGACTGCAACGCGATGCGCCAAATCGACCCGAACTACCTCGCGTGGGTGCTCGAAGAACTGGTCGCGGGCCGCGAGCGCAACGTCGTCGAAGTCGCGCCCGAGGAGCAGGAACTCGCGCAGGTCGCCCTCGACCGCATGCTGGAGGTGTGA
- a CDS encoding DUF5817 domain-containing protein, protein MTYAVVGCTDCGALWVVEGRPDTSGCPRCERRHQFSKLRKFVQTDDEDHAREVRASMLANRAGHGDAFAELDDFTTLGDFAEDAGMSDEEFLDSAGVDVEAVSAVEEHVEQSGRSLGKREAVRTALRELDEPTEAEVKAFAAEHGVDGDYVERALDKLRRAGDVTESGDGYRLL, encoded by the coding sequence ATGACGTACGCGGTCGTCGGCTGCACGGACTGTGGCGCGCTGTGGGTCGTGGAGGGACGCCCCGACACCTCGGGGTGTCCGCGCTGCGAGCGACGCCACCAGTTCTCGAAGCTCCGGAAGTTCGTCCAGACCGACGACGAGGACCACGCCCGCGAGGTGCGGGCGTCGATGCTCGCGAACCGCGCGGGCCACGGCGACGCGTTCGCGGAACTGGACGACTTCACGACGCTCGGCGACTTCGCGGAAGACGCGGGGATGAGCGACGAGGAATTCCTCGATTCGGCTGGCGTCGACGTCGAGGCGGTGTCGGCCGTCGAGGAGCACGTCGAGCAGTCCGGGCGCAGCCTCGGGAAGCGCGAGGCCGTGCGGACGGCGCTGCGCGAACTCGACGAGCCCACGGAAGCCGAGGTGAAGGCGTTCGCGGCGGAGCACGGCGTCGATGGGGACTACGTCGAGCGCGCGCTCGACAAACTGCGGCGTGCCGGCGACGTCACCGAGTCCGGCGATGGCTACCGGTTACTGTAG